One region of Mucilaginibacter sp. 14171R-50 genomic DNA includes:
- the galE gene encoding UDP-glucose 4-epimerase GalE, with translation MKILVTGGLGFIGSHTVVELVNAGYDPVIIDDLSNSNVRILDQIAKIIGYKPAFHEFDLCDAKAVKDFAANNPDIGGIIHFAASKAVGESVQLPLKYYRNNFYSLINILQAYEGSPLNFVFSSSCTVYGQPDVLPVTEDAPVKPAESPYGNTKQIAEEILRDVVAAGSAYKVIALRYFNPVGAHDSAMIGELPIGVPQNLVPFITQTAIGKREKLTVFGDKYDTPDGSCIRDYIHVVDLARAHVAALKLMEQPGFNGYDVFNIGTGKGYTVLEVINAFEQSTGKKLNYQIGPPRSGDIEKVWGDVSKSTQKLHWKAERDIDTMMSSAWAWENYITQNPL, from the coding sequence ATGAAAATTTTAGTGACCGGGGGCCTGGGGTTTATTGGATCGCATACGGTAGTAGAACTGGTAAATGCAGGTTACGACCCGGTAATTATCGACGATCTTTCTAACTCAAACGTCAGAATATTAGATCAGATCGCTAAGATAATCGGCTATAAACCGGCTTTTCACGAATTTGATCTGTGCGATGCAAAGGCGGTAAAAGATTTTGCGGCTAACAACCCCGATATTGGTGGTATTATTCATTTCGCGGCTTCTAAGGCGGTTGGCGAATCGGTGCAATTACCGCTAAAGTATTACCGCAATAATTTTTATTCGCTTATCAACATCCTGCAGGCTTACGAAGGTAGCCCCCTAAACTTTGTTTTCTCGTCAAGCTGCACCGTGTATGGTCAGCCCGATGTTTTGCCGGTAACCGAAGATGCGCCGGTAAAACCTGCCGAATCGCCGTACGGCAACACCAAACAAATTGCCGAGGAAATATTAAGAGATGTTGTAGCGGCAGGATCAGCGTATAAAGTTATTGCATTGCGATACTTTAACCCGGTAGGGGCGCACGACAGTGCCATGATTGGCGAGTTACCCATTGGCGTTCCGCAAAACCTGGTACCATTTATTACGCAAACGGCTATAGGTAAGCGCGAAAAGCTAACGGTTTTTGGCGACAAATATGATACGCCCGATGGCAGCTGTATACGCGATTATATACACGTAGTTGATTTGGCCAGGGCACATGTAGCCGCGCTAAAGTTGATGGAGCAGCCGGGTTTTAATGGTTACGATGTATTTAACATTGGCACCGGTAAAGGATACACGGTTTTAGAGGTAATAAACGCTTTTGAACAATCAACCGGTAAAAAACTGAACTACCAGATAGGGCCGCCCCGCAGCGGCGATATCGAAAAAGTTTGGGGCGATGTAAGTAAATCAACCCAAAAGCTGCATTGGAAGGCCGAGCGCGATATTGATACCATGATGTCATCTGCCTGGGCATGGGAAAATTATAT
- a CDS encoding UDP-glucuronic acid decarboxylase family protein, giving the protein MVQRKRILITGAAGFLGSHLCDRFIKEDYHVIGMDNLITGDLRNIEHLFKLENFEFYNHDVSKFVYVPGKLDYILHFASPASPIDYLKIPIQTLKVGSLGTHNLLGLARSKAARMLIASTSEVYGDPNINPQPEEYWGNVNPVGPRGVYDEAKRFQEAITMAYHTFHGLETRIVRIFNTYGPRMRLNDGRVLPAFIGQALRGEPLTMFGDGSQTRSFCYVDDLIEGIYRLLHSDYAQPMNIGNPDEITIREFGEEIIKLTGTNQQMISLPLPTDDPKQRRPDITKARSILGWEPKVSRSEGLKITYEYFKSLPEKDILHKDFTYYNKQ; this is encoded by the coding sequence ATGGTACAACGCAAGCGTATTCTGATCACCGGTGCGGCCGGGTTTTTGGGCTCGCATTTATGCGACAGGTTTATAAAGGAAGATTACCATGTGATTGGCATGGACAACCTGATAACGGGCGACCTGCGAAACATTGAGCACCTTTTTAAACTGGAGAATTTTGAGTTTTATAACCACGATGTTTCCAAATTTGTGTATGTGCCGGGTAAGTTAGATTACATATTGCATTTCGCATCGCCTGCAAGCCCTATCGATTATTTAAAGATCCCTATTCAAACACTAAAGGTGGGCTCGTTAGGCACCCATAATTTATTGGGCCTGGCCCGTTCAAAGGCGGCCCGGATGCTTATCGCTTCAACTTCTGAGGTTTACGGCGACCCGAATATAAACCCGCAGCCTGAGGAGTACTGGGGTAACGTTAACCCTGTTGGCCCCCGCGGTGTTTACGACGAGGCTAAACGTTTCCAGGAGGCTATTACCATGGCTTACCATACCTTTCATGGGCTGGAAACACGTATTGTACGCATATTTAACACGTATGGCCCCCGTATGCGCCTAAACGATGGCCGCGTTTTACCGGCCTTTATTGGCCAGGCCTTACGCGGCGAACCGCTGACCATGTTTGGCGATGGGTCGCAAACCCGCTCGTTTTGCTATGTTGACGATCTGATAGAAGGTATCTATAGGTTATTGCACAGCGATTACGCGCAGCCGATGAATATTGGCAACCCCGATGAGATAACCATTCGGGAGTTTGGCGAGGAAATAATAAAGCTCACCGGTACCAACCAGCAAATGATAAGCCTGCCGCTGCCTACAGACGATCCGAAACAACGCCGCCCTGATATTACTAAAGCAAGAAGTATTTTGGGCTGGGAGCCAAAAGTATCGCGAAGCGAAGGTTTGAAGATCACCTACGAGTATTTTAAATCGCTGCCCGAAAAAGATATACTGCATAAAGATTTTACGTATTATAACAAACAATAA
- a CDS encoding UDP-glucose/GDP-mannose dehydrogenase family protein — protein sequence MKIAVVGTGYVGLVTGTCLAETGNQVTCVDINEQKVKMMQEGKLPIYEPGLELLFHRNINQKRLLFTNNLADAIADAEIIFLALPTPPGGDGSADLSYVLGAAKDIAKLITDYKVIVTKSTVPVGTADKVTAVLKANTDIGCAVVSNPEFLREGVAVEDFMKPDRVVVGTTDERARKLMGELYAPYVRQGNPIIFMDERSSELTKYAANSFLATKISFMNEVANLCELVGADVDMVRRGIGADNRIGNRFLFSGIGYGGSCFPKDVQALAKSAQENQYDFKILNSVMEVNEIQKKVLVQKVRKYYNNDLKGKKFAMWGLAFKPETDDIREAPALYIIDELLAAGAELTVFDPEGMNNVKALLGDKIQYGTDPYTTADGADALLIVTEWSLFRTPDFEQLSGLLKSKVIFDGRNLYDLQKMIDLGYYYNSIGRKVIN from the coding sequence ATGAAAATAGCTGTTGTCGGTACAGGGTATGTTGGACTGGTAACCGGTACTTGTTTAGCAGAAACCGGGAATCAGGTAACCTGTGTTGATATTAACGAACAAAAGGTAAAAATGATGCAGGAAGGGAAGCTTCCTATATACGAACCTGGCCTTGAGTTGTTATTTCATCGCAATATCAATCAGAAACGCTTATTGTTTACAAATAACCTTGCTGATGCCATTGCAGACGCGGAGATCATTTTCCTGGCGTTGCCAACGCCTCCCGGTGGCGATGGTTCTGCCGATCTGAGCTATGTTTTAGGTGCTGCAAAAGATATTGCTAAATTGATTACCGATTATAAAGTGATCGTAACCAAATCTACCGTTCCGGTAGGGACAGCCGATAAAGTAACCGCGGTTTTAAAAGCAAACACCGATATAGGATGTGCGGTAGTATCAAACCCGGAGTTTTTACGCGAAGGTGTGGCTGTTGAAGATTTTATGAAGCCCGACCGTGTGGTTGTAGGCACTACTGACGAACGCGCCCGTAAGTTAATGGGCGAGCTTTATGCTCCTTATGTACGCCAGGGTAACCCCATAATATTTATGGACGAGCGATCATCTGAGTTGACTAAGTATGCGGCCAACTCTTTCCTGGCAACAAAAATATCGTTCATGAACGAAGTGGCCAACTTATGCGAACTGGTTGGCGCTGATGTTGATATGGTACGCCGGGGGATAGGCGCCGATAACCGTATTGGTAACCGCTTCCTGTTTTCGGGTATTGGTTACGGTGGCAGCTGTTTCCCTAAAGATGTACAGGCACTGGCGAAATCTGCTCAGGAGAATCAATACGACTTCAAGATACTCAACTCGGTGATGGAAGTTAACGAGATACAGAAGAAGGTATTAGTGCAAAAAGTAAGAAAATATTACAATAACGACCTGAAGGGGAAGAAATTTGCGATGTGGGGCCTGGCATTTAAACCGGAGACTGACGATATACGCGAAGCCCCTGCATTGTACATAATTGATGAGTTGCTGGCAGCGGGGGCCGAGCTAACCGTTTTTGACCCCGAGGGTATGAATAACGTTAAAGCCTTACTTGGCGATAAAATACAATATGGTACCGACCCGTATACAACCGCCGACGGCGCGGATGCGTTACTGATAGTTACCGAGTGGTCATTGTTCAGAACGCCGGATTTTGAGCAACTGTCCGGACTTTTAAAAAGCAAGGTTATATTTGATGGCAGGAACCTTTACGATCTGCAAAAAATGATCGATCTGGGTTATTACTACAACAGCATCGGCAGAAAGGTAATTAACTAA
- a CDS encoding 3-deoxy-D-manno-octulosonic acid transferase, translating into MILLYNIGIYLYYILIHIVSVFNNKAKLWINGRREQHIQPSVSGIWFHFASLGEFEQGRPVLEKMKLSYPQHKIIITFFSPSGYQIRKNTPLADAVYYLPLDTPANARKFINTIRPVMAIFTKYEYWYHFFNELHKQHVPLYIISGIFRPRQVFFRWYGGLHRKMLKMVTWYFLQDVPSKHLLHDVGITNVTISGDTRFDRVWANAQQPKALPEIAAFKAGQKLFIAGSTWPADEKLLADLVAHHPDWKFIIAPHEISEDKINGLMNILPKNNTLKYSQLTTHHSPLTTLVIDNIGMLSALYQYADIAYIGGGFGAGIHNTLEAAAFGMPVIFGPRYAKFKEARDLVDIRAGFSITNQEELNSIAGTLMNDDAARLIAANLAKNYVQQHIGATDTIMGYIKERH; encoded by the coding sequence ATGATTTTACTATACAACATAGGCATATACTTATACTACATATTGATACATATTGTTTCTGTTTTTAACAATAAGGCAAAATTGTGGATCAACGGTCGCCGTGAACAACATATACAACCTTCAGTATCGGGCATTTGGTTCCATTTTGCATCATTAGGCGAGTTTGAACAGGGCCGCCCTGTGTTGGAAAAAATGAAATTGTCATATCCGCAGCATAAAATCATTATTACATTTTTTTCGCCGTCAGGGTACCAGATCCGGAAAAACACCCCCCTGGCCGATGCGGTTTATTATTTACCGCTTGATACCCCCGCAAACGCCCGGAAATTTATAAATACCATACGGCCCGTTATGGCCATTTTTACCAAATACGAATATTGGTACCACTTTTTTAACGAGTTACACAAGCAGCATGTACCGCTCTATATAATCTCGGGCATATTCAGGCCCCGGCAGGTTTTTTTCAGGTGGTATGGCGGCCTTCACCGCAAAATGCTGAAAATGGTAACCTGGTATTTTTTGCAGGATGTACCTTCGAAACACTTGCTGCATGATGTGGGCATTACCAATGTTACCATCAGCGGCGACACCCGTTTTGACAGGGTATGGGCCAATGCGCAGCAGCCCAAAGCCCTGCCGGAAATTGCAGCGTTTAAAGCAGGACAGAAACTATTTATAGCCGGCAGCACCTGGCCCGCTGATGAAAAGCTGTTAGCCGATTTGGTTGCACACCACCCCGACTGGAAATTCATTATTGCCCCGCACGAGATCAGTGAGGATAAAATAAACGGGTTGATGAACATCTTGCCGAAAAATAATACACTTAAATACTCCCAACTCACCACTCACCACTCACCACTCACCACCCTGGTCATCGATAACATCGGTATGCTCTCCGCCCTGTACCAATATGCCGATATCGCTTACATAGGCGGTGGCTTTGGCGCGGGAATACATAATACGCTGGAAGCAGCGGCCTTTGGCATGCCGGTAATATTTGGCCCCAGGTACGCTAAGTTCAAAGAAGCCCGCGACTTGGTAGATATACGCGCCGGCTTTAGTATAACAAACCAGGAAGAACTAAACAGTATAGCCGGTACATTGATGAATGATGATGCCGCGCGGCTTATAGCGGCTAACCTTGCCAAAAACTATGTGCAGCAGCATATAGGCGCCACAGATACAATAATGGGTTATATTAAAGAGAGGCATTAA
- a CDS encoding alpha/beta fold hydrolase produces MGFLNISGLGKVHYHEYGSGGKPLLAFHGYGMTGRQFHVLENSILREYHVYGFDHFFHGGSQLGDWTEAQILTGMPREMVKQYAEEWFKLHGRQRFSVLGYSIGANIALLLVEEYPGLIDEVILMAPDGLAVYKGFEILLHKPWGRYMFKTVTKSKWLAPAVLNSLKKIRFIDDSLHQIAYNEIDTEQKRQDVYYTLNLIRLVKPDTQKIATLINQHHIKCRLIFGKYDNLFPMKAARSFIDKVQNADVHEVNMGHWLVTRQLDEYLVNLQQ; encoded by the coding sequence ATGGGCTTCTTGAATATTTCCGGCTTGGGTAAGGTGCATTATCATGAATATGGCAGCGGCGGTAAACCCCTGCTGGCGTTTCATGGGTATGGCATGACGGGCAGGCAGTTCCATGTGCTCGAAAATTCTATCCTGCGGGAGTACCATGTTTATGGTTTCGACCATTTTTTTCATGGCGGCAGCCAATTGGGCGACTGGACAGAAGCACAGATACTTACCGGCATGCCCCGCGAAATGGTAAAGCAATATGCAGAAGAATGGTTTAAGCTGCACGGTAGGCAAAGGTTTTCGGTATTGGGGTATTCAATAGGCGCCAATATTGCACTTTTACTGGTAGAAGAATACCCCGGCCTGATAGACGAGGTTATTTTAATGGCCCCGGACGGGTTGGCGGTTTATAAGGGCTTTGAAATTTTATTGCACAAACCATGGGGGCGGTATATGTTTAAAACCGTAACTAAAAGCAAATGGCTGGCCCCGGCGGTGCTCAATAGCCTAAAAAAAATAAGGTTTATAGACGATAGCCTGCACCAGATAGCCTATAATGAAATTGATACCGAACAAAAACGGCAGGATGTTTATTATACCTTAAATCTTATCCGATTAGTGAAGCCCGATACGCAAAAGATAGCCACCCTCATCAATCAGCATCATATTAAGTGCCGGCTGATATTTGGCAAATACGATAACTTATTTCCGATGAAGGCTGCCCGGTCATTTATTGACAAAGTGCAAAATGCCGATGTGCACGAGGTGAATATGGGCCACTGGCTGGTTACCCGGCAATTAGATGAGTATTTAGTAAATTTACAACAATGA
- a CDS encoding lysophospholipid acyltransferase family protein yields the protein MIPARRVKLFSNWFAIYMRYRMRKAFNRLVVTPFTPKPVHSVLLLCNHFSWWDGLWGNYLAYWHLNRHLYIMMQEDHLQKRMLLNLFGGFSINRSSREMIKSLQYAAGLLNDPENLVVVFPQGELISNHTTEIKVEKGIERLIKNIKGPCQIVYNCALIDYFESLKPSVYFHLFDCGVAGEVSFDELTAKINAFHQQALQAQIHVEH from the coding sequence ATGATACCCGCCCGCAGAGTAAAGCTTTTTAGCAACTGGTTTGCTATATATATGCGCTACCGCATGCGCAAGGCTTTTAACAGGCTTGTTGTTACGCCGTTTACGCCGAAACCAGTCCATTCGGTATTGCTGCTTTGCAATCACTTTAGCTGGTGGGACGGGCTTTGGGGGAATTACCTTGCCTACTGGCACCTTAACCGGCACCTGTATATTATGATGCAGGAAGACCACTTGCAAAAACGTATGCTGCTGAATCTTTTTGGTGGTTTCTCCATCAACCGTTCTTCGCGGGAGATGATAAAATCATTACAGTACGCGGCAGGATTGCTCAATGATCCCGAAAACCTGGTGGTTGTTTTTCCGCAGGGTGAACTGATATCCAACCACACTACCGAGATCAAGGTTGAAAAGGGCATAGAACGCCTCATTAAAAACATAAAAGGCCCCTGCCAGATCGTGTACAACTGCGCCCTGATCGATTATTTTGAGAGCCTGAAGCCCTCTGTTTACTTCCATTTATTTGATTGCGGCGTGGCGGGCGAGGTATCGTTTGATGAACTGACAGCAAAAATAAATGCCTTTCATCAACAGGCATTACAGGCACAAATACACGTTGAGCACTAA
- a CDS encoding lysophospholipid acyltransferase family protein, producing MLYPKKNPVAKWIFRAYVKWLVGKEFHEFIYNNAEVDKNKSVLLIANHFSFWDALLLFCLNEKLFKKNFHVMILQETAKKVSSLRYGGAFSVNKGSRDMLRSLNYASQLLSDPDNLVLMFPQGRLFSNFTSHVTFQKGIMKLIENATDHYQVIFAATFIQYLQHKKPTVTVYLKREDDNFKGKTINDLQSSYQQHYQSSKQQQTEIDIP from the coding sequence ATGCTGTACCCCAAGAAAAACCCGGTAGCAAAATGGATCTTTAGAGCTTATGTGAAATGGCTTGTGGGGAAGGAATTTCATGAATTTATATACAACAATGCAGAGGTTGACAAAAACAAGTCGGTACTGTTAATAGCCAATCACTTTAGTTTTTGGGACGCCCTTTTATTATTTTGCTTAAACGAAAAACTTTTTAAAAAGAATTTTCATGTAATGATATTGCAGGAAACGGCCAAAAAGGTAAGCTCGTTGCGTTATGGCGGGGCTTTTTCGGTTAACAAGGGTTCAAGAGATATGCTCCGGTCGCTTAATTATGCATCGCAATTATTAAGCGACCCTGATAACCTGGTACTCATGTTTCCGCAAGGCAGGCTGTTCTCCAATTTTACCAGCCATGTTACCTTTCAAAAAGGTATTATGAAACTTATTGAAAACGCCACGGACCATTACCAGGTAATTTTTGCCGCAACTTTTATTCAATACTTACAGCACAAAAAGCCAACAGTTACCGTTTATTTAAAACGGGAGGATGATAATTTTAAAGGCAAAACCATCAACGACCTGCAAAGCAGCTATCAGCAACACTATCAATCATCCAAACAGCAACAAACCGAAATTGACATACCGTGA
- a CDS encoding glycosyltransferase family 2 protein translates to MIIALLISFIFLILRFTVTLFNFLSNPKLPRIGKHYESKLSVLIPARNEADNILTLLRSIYAQDYKNYEVIVLDDNSTDNTYALCEAFANGHDHFKVLKGKPLANGWLGKNYACYQLAKQATGKYYLFLDADEKVEKGLFNSAIHRMNLRDLSLLSLFTNQTMVTFGEKMTVPLMHYILLNLLPLRLVYLIKSAAVAAASGQFMLFNAADYHKYQWHQMAKNKVVEDVEIMKLVKGSQLNGEALLANNMISCRMYSSYSEAVNGFGKNFLAAFNYNIIGFLVYLLLIIGGPAIIVMTLNLNLILMMTGLIALTRVMISLSAGQNALLNVVLHPIQMLSLLFIGLTSIQKHITKTTEWKGRKI, encoded by the coding sequence GTGATCATAGCTCTTTTAATCAGCTTTATTTTTTTGATACTGCGCTTTACGGTTACGCTGTTCAATTTTTTATCGAACCCAAAACTGCCGCGTATTGGTAAACATTACGAAAGCAAATTATCAGTTTTGATACCGGCACGCAACGAAGCCGACAATATCCTTACCCTGCTACGGTCTATCTACGCACAGGATTATAAAAACTATGAGGTGATCGTATTAGATGACAACTCGACTGATAATACTTATGCCCTTTGCGAAGCATTCGCCAATGGCCATGATCATTTCAAAGTTTTGAAGGGTAAGCCACTGGCAAACGGTTGGCTGGGTAAAAATTATGCGTGTTATCAGTTAGCCAAACAGGCTACCGGCAAATATTACCTGTTTTTAGATGCTGATGAAAAGGTTGAAAAGGGACTTTTTAACAGCGCGATACACCGCATGAACCTGCGCGACCTGAGCCTGTTAAGCTTGTTTACCAATCAAACCATGGTTACCTTCGGCGAAAAAATGACGGTGCCGCTAATGCACTATATTTTGCTGAACCTGTTGCCGCTGCGGCTGGTATATCTTATAAAAAGCGCCGCGGTTGCGGCCGCCAGTGGCCAGTTCATGCTGTTTAACGCTGCCGATTATCATAAATACCAATGGCATCAAATGGCTAAAAATAAAGTGGTAGAAGATGTAGAGATCATGAAATTAGTAAAAGGGTCGCAACTTAACGGCGAGGCTTTGCTGGCTAACAACATGATAAGCTGCCGTATGTACAGTAGCTATAGCGAAGCTGTAAACGGTTTCGGCAAAAACTTCCTGGCAGCTTTTAATTATAACATTATAGGTTTTTTAGTATACCTGCTGCTGATAATTGGCGGCCCGGCAATAATAGTTATGACATTAAACCTGAACCTTATACTAATGATGACAGGACTAATTGCCCTTACGCGCGTCATGATCTCGTTATCCGCCGGGCAAAACGCCTTACTGAATGTAGTTTTACACCCTATACAAATGCTGAGCCTGCTATTTATAGGCCTTACATCTATACAAAAACACATCACAAAAACAACTGAATGGAAAGGCCGCAAAATATGA
- a CDS encoding carotenoid biosynthesis protein, with translation MERPQNMSIAPRIAVGVIILFHAVGLVGLSLPATRPLFLQVVPWHLLLMLLTIVFGHYKLSGRFKAFILVVFWLGFFAEWIGVHKGWLFGNYAYGTTLGVKMFDIPLMIGVNWFLLVYSAGVTMQRSGLKNGFVRVVTGAGLLVLLDVLIEPVAIKFNYWQWIAGSIPLKNYACWFLVGAVMLYVFELFNFKKQGIAAPALLITEFVFFGALNLVIGLWPL, from the coding sequence ATGGAAAGGCCGCAAAATATGAGCATTGCACCACGCATTGCGGTTGGGGTAATTATTCTGTTCCACGCAGTTGGGCTGGTGGGCCTTAGCCTGCCTGCTACAAGGCCTCTTTTTTTGCAAGTAGTTCCGTGGCATTTGTTGCTCATGCTGTTAACAATAGTATTTGGCCACTATAAGCTGAGCGGCCGGTTCAAGGCGTTTATCCTTGTGGTTTTTTGGCTGGGCTTCTTTGCCGAGTGGATAGGTGTACATAAAGGCTGGTTGTTTGGTAATTATGCCTATGGCACAACGCTTGGTGTAAAGATGTTTGATATACCCTTAATGATAGGCGTCAACTGGTTTTTGCTGGTATATTCGGCGGGTGTTACTATGCAGCGCAGCGGGCTTAAAAACGGTTTTGTACGGGTGGTAACAGGCGCCGGGTTATTAGTGTTGCTTGATGTTTTGATAGAACCCGTGGCCATAAAGTTTAACTATTGGCAATGGATCGCAGGCAGCATTCCATTAAAAAATTACGCCTGCTGGTTTTTGGTTGGGGCTGTTATGCTTTACGTTTTTGAACTTTTTAATTTCAAAAAGCAAGGTATTGCTGCACCGGCATTGTTAATAACCGAATTTGTATTTTTTGGGGCACTGAATTTAGTAATAGGATTATGGCCATTATAA
- a CDS encoding DUF1801 domain-containing protein, with amino-acid sequence MNIHQEIKNYIASQPGPKRKDMEELHTRILQIHPTGKLWFLDGKNSENKTVSNPSIGYGARLIKYADGTTKEFYQVGMSANSAGISIYVLGIADKAYLQQTYGNELGKATVTGYCIKFKTLKDINLSTLETAIKYGFEVTA; translated from the coding sequence ATGAACATACACCAAGAGATCAAAAACTATATTGCCAGCCAGCCCGGGCCCAAACGGAAGGATATGGAAGAGTTGCATACGCGCATACTTCAAATACATCCCACAGGTAAACTTTGGTTTCTGGATGGCAAGAACAGCGAAAATAAAACCGTAAGCAATCCCAGTATCGGGTATGGGGCACGTTTGATCAAATACGCTGATGGAACAACAAAAGAATTTTACCAGGTTGGCATGAGCGCGAACAGTGCGGGTATTTCTATATATGTCCTTGGTATCGCCGATAAAGCTTACCTGCAACAAACCTACGGAAATGAATTAGGCAAGGCCACCGTAACCGGGTATTGCATTAAGTTTAAAACCTTAAAAGACATTAACCTCAGCACGCTTGAAACTGCCATAAAATACGGTTTTGAGGTTACAGCTTAA
- a CDS encoding 4-hydroxy-3-methylbut-2-enyl diphosphate reductase: MGDYQLQVTIDQDSGFCFGVVYAIDMAEEILAEDGYLYCLGDIVHNDEEVERLKAMGLRIIGHDELADLHNEKVLIRAHGEAPETYKIALENNITLIDASCPVVLKLQNRIKTSYDTNEKILIFGKHGHAEVVGLQGQTNGDALVFQDISELDDAELPHSFTLYSQTTKSMEKFYNVKEQLLSRGYEVKANDTICRQVSNRDKDLPAFVAKFNKVVFVSGRKSSNGKVLYEVCRKHNPNTYFVSSISELDKTMFVPGDKVGIAGATSTPMWLMQQVKAELEKY, translated from the coding sequence ATGGGTGATTATCAGCTACAGGTTACTATTGATCAGGACTCGGGCTTTTGCTTTGGGGTAGTTTATGCCATTGATATGGCCGAAGAGATACTGGCCGAAGATGGCTATTTATATTGCCTGGGCGATATTGTGCACAATGACGAGGAAGTTGAACGCCTGAAAGCGATGGGGTTGCGTATCATTGGTCATGACGAACTGGCGGACCTGCATAACGAAAAAGTGCTGATACGCGCACATGGTGAAGCCCCCGAAACTTACAAAATAGCTTTAGAAAATAACATCACCCTGATAGATGCATCGTGCCCGGTGGTTTTAAAACTGCAAAACCGCATCAAAACGTCATATGACACAAACGAAAAGATCCTGATATTTGGTAAGCACGGCCATGCCGAGGTTGTTGGCTTGCAGGGGCAAACAAACGGCGACGCCCTGGTTTTCCAGGACATTTCTGAACTTGACGATGCTGAACTGCCCCACAGCTTTACCTTGTACAGCCAAACCACCAAAAGCATGGAGAAGTTTTACAATGTAAAAGAACAGCTGCTTTCGCGCGGTTACGAGGTAAAAGCTAACGATACTATTTGCCGGCAGGTAAGTAACCGCGACAAAGACCTACCAGCTTTTGTGGCAAAATTTAACAAGGTGGTTTTTGTGTCAGGCAGAAAATCTTCTAATGGCAAGGTGCTTTACGAAGTTTGCCGTAAACATAATCCAAACACCTATTTCGTATCATCAATAAGCGAGTTGGATAAAACCATGTTTGTGCCGGGCGACAAAGTTGGCATTGCCGGGGCAACATCAACACCCATGTGGCTGATGCAACAGGTAAAAGCCGAGCTTGAGAAATATTAA
- a CDS encoding fatty acid desaturase produces the protein MQRSSYTGLLIALLVLGSWALSIGLLMQWHVDLKNPLVYLFILLQMHLYTGLFITAHDAMHGTIAPNKKINDAAGFICTFLYASFWYPKLYSKHHQHHNHVHTDADPDYHKGNFFSWYVRFIRNYLSIWQIVVMAIIFNILKIWIPQQNLILFWVVPSLLSTLQLFYFGTYLPHKGEHGNKHHSRSLPRNHFFAFISCYFFGYHYEHHDAPWVPWWRLWKVKESK, from the coding sequence TTGCAAAGATCATCATACACCGGTTTATTAATTGCCTTGCTTGTACTGGGCAGTTGGGCCCTCTCAATTGGCTTATTAATGCAATGGCATGTGGATCTTAAAAACCCCCTGGTTTACCTGTTCATATTATTGCAAATGCACCTGTATACAGGTTTATTCATCACCGCGCACGATGCCATGCACGGCACTATTGCACCCAATAAAAAAATAAATGATGCGGCAGGCTTTATCTGTACGTTTCTGTATGCCTCGTTCTGGTATCCCAAGTTATACTCCAAACATCATCAGCACCATAACCATGTACATACTGATGCCGACCCCGACTATCATAAAGGCAACTTTTTTAGCTGGTATGTAAGGTTTATTCGCAACTATCTGTCCATTTGGCAAATCGTGGTAATGGCCATAATATTTAATATTTTAAAAATATGGATACCCCAGCAAAACCTTATCCTTTTCTGGGTTGTGCCTTCGCTACTAAGCACGCTGCAACTTTTTTATTTCGGCACCTATTTGCCTCACAAAGGCGAACATGGTAACAAGCACCATTCGCGCAGTTTGCCGCGCAATCATTTTTTCGCCTTTATTTCCTGCTACTTTTTTGGCTATCATTATGAGCATCACGATGCACCCTGGGTACCCTGGTGGAGGTTATGGAAGGTAAAAGAGAGTAAATGA